One Temnothorax longispinosus isolate EJ_2023e chromosome 8, Tlon_JGU_v1, whole genome shotgun sequence genomic region harbors:
- the LOC139817820 gene encoding uncharacterized protein, with protein MTYTTAQSIVILFLVLGTKTLTESMGINNYFQLINDVHKYYRTSCVIFVRPDNYDLNTTTLVHTWSREFSRHRVMTVTTTFSDLTSEYNEYWKNVTRPLFVVLLDTEKTMGEFAETTRSIKPMSFPIWLVMFLQRPGNPLEERCRHPTDNVFNVDFKTQMLVLCYACPILVEWYAIRDNRIRTFDLALWSPDRGLLLRTRKSLYARRSDMFGDVVRVTFVNNSPKISPRENGTVGGFFGLLLIELSKVMNFTVEILDPVEGYGSWSKEKNVWTGAIGQLVANEADIGISAFAMTTGRQNVIDYTIPLIRSSNRLYFKEPNTALVEWSLYFRIHGNKVE; from the exons atgacaTACACGACAGCGCAATCAATCGTAATACTTTTCCTCGTGTTGGGCACCAAAACGCTGACAGAGAGTATGGgcattaacaattatttccaACTGATCAACGACGTCCACAAATATTATCGCACGTCATGTGTTATTTTCGTGCGGCCTGACAATTACG ATTTGAACACGACGACATTGGTGCACACGTGGTCGCGCGAATTCTCACGACACCGAGTCATGACCGTGACCACAACTTTCTCGGATCTGACGAGTGAGTACAACGAGTACTGGAAGAATGTCACGCGGCCGTTGTTTGTCGTTCTCCTCGACACCGAGAAGACCATGGGCGAGTTCGCCGAGACCACGAGAAGCATAAAGCCCATGTCTTTTCCCATTTGGCTCGTTATGTTTCTTCAGCGTCCTGGGAATCCTCTCGAGGAGCGCTGTAGACATCCTACCGATAACGTATTCAACGTGGACTTCAAGACCCAGATGCTGGTTCTCTGCTACGCTTGCCCGATTCTAGTCGAGTGGTACGCCATTCGCGATAATCGCATCAGAACGTTCGACCTGGCCTTGTGGTCCCCCGATAGAGGTTTACTTTTAAGGACGCGAAAGTCCCTCTACGCTAGAAGGAGCGACATGTTCGGCGACGTTGTACGCGTGACGTTCGTGAAC AACTCGCCGAAGATCTCGCCGCGTGAGAACGGTACGGTCGGCGGGTTTTTCGGTCTGTTGCTGATAGAGCTCAGCAAAGTGATGAACTTCACGGTGGAGATTCTGGATCCGGTGGAGGGATACGGTAGCTGGAGCAAAGAGAAAAACGTGTGGACAGGTGCGATCGGCCAGTTGGTGGCCAACGAAGCTGATATCGGCATCTCCGCATTCGCGATGACGACTGGCAGACAAAACGTCATCGACTATACAATACCACTGATACGCTCGTCAAACCGCCTTTATTTTAAGGAGCCTAACACAGCCTTGGTGGAATGGTCTTTATACTTCAGg ATTCACGGTAACAAAGTGGAATAA
- the LOC139817819 gene encoding uncharacterized protein: protein MKTKGYFSMNLMLENYIKVWGIYCQQSLPEFPSESPVRLAFLSISASSIVILAIYSASYISILVLCTPKLPFSTLEGYVKDGSYKLIVMQNSAQYDDLIHVKDPVFVQMYKLLEEKHLPLSTKEGFKQLCERNKLALYAAGVFKELNIIPCRVVYIETGRIVNLAITLTKGNPYTGLMNYHLRRFQLNGVISKLKNKFLIRDNPREELYGGVELNDVTPALTMLAGSMVLALLILIIEKVYFSSKTRSKNNNPSRNLGKPQIIIRSK from the exons ATGAAGACAAAAGGATATTTTTCGATGAACTTAATGCTCGAGAACTATATTAAGGTTTGGGGTATTTATTGCCAGCAAAGTTTGCCAG AATTTCCTAGCGAGTCACCGGTGAGACTGGCTTTTCTCTCGATTTCTGCTTCGTCGATAGTAATTCTGGCCATCTATTCCGCCTCGTATATCAGCATTTTAGTGCTCTGTACGCCTAAACTGCCTTTTTCCACTTTGGAGGGTTACGTTAAGGATGGCTCTTACAAATTAATTGTGATGCAAAATAGCGCCCAGTACGAcgatcttatt CACGTCAAGGATCCCGTTTTCGTGCAAATGTACAAATTGCTggaagaaaaacatttaccGCTATCAACGAAGGAGGGATTCAAGCAA CTCTGCGAGAGAAACAAGTTAGCGCTTTACGCGGCGGGGGTATTTAAAGAGCTTAACATTATACCATGTAGAGTCGTATATATTGAGACCGGAAGAATTGTCAATTTGGCGATAACTCTAACGAAAGGAAATCCTTACACTGGCCTCATGAATTACCA CTTGCGGAGATTTCAGCTTAATGGCGTTATAAGCAAATTGAAGAACAAATTTCTTATAAGAGATAATCCGAGAGAGGAACTTTACGGTGGGGTCGAATTAAATGATGTAACGCCAGCTCTGACGATGTTGGCGGGCAGTATGGTCCTGGCACTTCTTATCTTGATAATCGAGAAAGTGTATTTTTCGTCTAAAACTCGATCTAAGAACAACAACCCGAGCAGAAATCTTGGCAAGCCGCAAATCATCATCAGGtccaaataa